A window from Hymenobacter volaticus encodes these proteins:
- a CDS encoding alpha/beta fold hydrolase: protein MASSHPTILFLHGFAESREIWTDFTREFPAGYRLLTLNLLGHGTNVHDVRDYSMEAQARYVVEQLRQKGVEKTLLVCHSMGGYVALAFAERYPEKVAGLVLFHSTALPDTDEKKANRDKNMDFVRRHGVEKFMDSFIRPLFAPANREHMREQREFLEEIGRSTPEATVLGALEAMRNRPDRTKVLKDAEFPVLFIGGKDDVAVTVESLLPQLVLPNESHALLLSDVGHLGYFEKPELTRQAVVDFAGRVFGNS, encoded by the coding sequence ATGGCCTCTTCACACCCTACCATCCTTTTTCTCCATGGCTTCGCCGAAAGCCGGGAGATATGGACTGATTTCACGCGCGAGTTTCCGGCCGGTTATCGGCTGCTTACGCTCAACCTGCTCGGACACGGCACCAACGTACACGACGTGCGCGACTACAGCATGGAAGCGCAAGCGCGTTACGTGGTCGAGCAGTTGCGTCAGAAAGGGGTGGAGAAGACATTATTGGTTTGCCATAGCATGGGTGGCTACGTGGCGCTGGCCTTTGCCGAACGTTACCCCGAGAAGGTGGCTGGCCTTGTGTTATTCCACTCCACGGCCTTACCCGATACCGACGAAAAAAAGGCGAACCGCGACAAAAACATGGATTTCGTACGTCGCCATGGCGTCGAGAAGTTTATGGATTCGTTTATAAGGCCGCTGTTTGCGCCGGCCAATCGGGAGCACATGCGGGAGCAGCGCGAGTTTTTGGAAGAAATTGGCCGTTCCACACCCGAAGCCACTGTACTGGGTGCGCTCGAAGCCATGCGCAACCGACCTGACCGCACCAAGGTGCTAAAAGATGCGGAGTTTCCAGTGCTCTTTATTGGTGGCAAAGACGACGTAGCCGTAACCGTAGAAAGCCTGCTACCACAACTGGTGCTGCCTAATGAAAGCCACGCGCTACTTCTGAGCGACGTCGGGCACCTTGGCTATTTCGAGAAGCCAGAACTCACGCGGCAAGCCGTGGTGGATTTTGCGGGTAGGGTATTTGGGAATAGCTGA
- a CDS encoding YceI family protein: MAATKWVLDPMHSEVQFKIKHLVISTVTGSFKKFEGHAVSENDTFENAQVTFSLDVASIDTNQEQRDEHLRNNDFFDAATYPQITFTSTSLTKKGDDYKLAGNLTVKDVTKPVTLDVEFGGTATDFYGNEKAGFEVTGKINRKEFGLTFHAVTEAGSIVLGDDVKLFANVQFIKQKEEVLA, encoded by the coding sequence ATGGCAGCTACCAAGTGGGTCCTCGACCCGATGCACTCCGAAGTACAGTTCAAGATCAAGCACCTCGTTATCTCGACGGTAACTGGCTCTTTCAAGAAATTTGAAGGCCATGCTGTATCAGAAAACGACACCTTCGAAAACGCCCAAGTTACGTTCTCGCTCGACGTAGCCAGCATCGACACCAACCAGGAGCAGCGCGACGAGCACTTGCGCAACAATGACTTCTTCGACGCCGCTACCTATCCGCAAATCACCTTCACCTCGACCTCGCTTACCAAGAAGGGTGATGATTATAAACTGGCTGGTAACCTGACTGTAAAAGACGTTACCAAGCCCGTAACGTTGGACGTAGAGTTTGGCGGCACTGCCACTGACTTTTACGGCAATGAAAAAGCGGGTTTTGAAGTAACCGGCAAAATCAACCGCAAAGAGTTTGGCTTGACCTTCCACGCCGTAACCGAAGCTGGCTCCATCGTACTCGGCGACGATGTGAAGCTGTTCGCCAACGTGCAGTTCATCAAGCAAAAAGAAGAAGTACTCGCCTAA